The sequence below is a genomic window from Coffea arabica cultivar ET-39 chromosome 8e, Coffea Arabica ET-39 HiFi, whole genome shotgun sequence.
ataaaatagaaatctgaaaaataagctactaaactattactaaaagattcattctcttgcagcccgaaacatggcccataagcggcccatattccGTATCAacttgcctgaggttcactaattcgtttgattacgggttgagatagtatcaacaagttcgtagtcacggggattagaggggtcgtagggtttccgctgccaccgtttcttgcacccgacgtcaaatccaacaagcgatcttgggtcgcgaatcttctcaccaacgggattcgtatcagctggtatcagagctagcttGTTGGTAACATCGTTTATCCctctttttgtgttttaattCGTGTCCGTCTcgttaagtttaaaaaaaaaaaaaaaaactctttgcACGTCGCGTTCTGTCCGTGAGTTTCTGTCCGCGAGCTTCCTTTGTTTTCAAGTCTGGCCGTCATTGTTTGGGTCTGTCCTGTTGTCGTCTTCAATTCTGGGATTTCGAGGAGTCAATTGTGTTGTGTCTAGACCTAACCGCTAGTGTTCCTAGTGTCGCTTCCGTATTGCTGTGTCCATTGAATCTCGTGCAATCTGTCCGTATCTTGTTTTTTTTGCCAATTTCTATTGACTATTGTGCTAAACCTGCTCGTGTCTTGCTGATATTGTTTCCACCGTTTATGCCCAGCAAATTGAAGTGTCAGTCAGTATTGATAGTCGTGTCCGAGTCGCACCATATTAAGTCAATTGGGATTTTCTGTTTTGCCGCACTTGTCATCGTGACTTGCATTGGTAGATCTGACCGAATTGTCTCCTTATTGTTTGTGTGTGTTTATTGTTCAGCAACCTGCTATCTTGTTGTTATCGTGATTAAGTCCCAgctgagtcaaaaaaaaaaaaaaaaaacaacaaaaccaATACAAAATCTGTTTGTGTCGCTAGGAGAAGGGTAGCCGCCAACTTGATTCCTGTTGTtgtttgcacaaaaaaaaaggggaaggaaGGGAAGAAGACCGCAAATAATCTCATTAAGTTCTTGGATTGCGGTATCAAAATCTGAGTTTCGTGGAACTCTTGGTTGTTCACAACACGATCTTGAAGTTTCTTGAGGCTTGGGTGGAGATTCTTGAACCCTTGAAACCCCAAACTGTCTTGAACCAAAAGCCGAGGGACTTGGGCTGTTGTGAGAGAGAAACCTTCATCAAAATCGTGTTCCTTGAATTCTAAAACtgattcttgaattcttgaacaACTCTTGAAGCTTTTTAGAGGTTTGGGAACCAGATTTCGGACCAACCAGGGCTGCCAAgaacaaaaaaattccagccGCAACCCTAGTTGTGTCGAATCCTTGGCTgaggtataaaaaaaaaaaaaagagaaaggaaccATCAGCCACGAAATTACCTTGAAACCCTTCAGAAAATTGGGAGTTGGGAGTATCTAAAACCAATCCAAACGGCTGACTCTTCACCAGCCATAAACCCGCAACTAAACCCTACTCCAAATCCAAGTTGGATTAGGTTAGCTTAGTCCTAATTGAACCAGCTGTCCAAGTTGTTTTGAATTTCGTTTTTGATAGCCAATCAAATCCTTATTGAGATAGGAAGGGGGAAATATTTCCAGGATTAATCCAAGAGCTTTCGCTTGTCGATACTTCCTAAATCTGGTGCAACAATAACAAGCGGCAACAACGTTCTTCGGCTAGTGTCTTGAGTCCAAACATTGTAGTTTTCTTTGAGTCGGTTGTTAGCCTATATGTTCCAGAAATTCCAGTCATAAACATCCGTCTTAAGGACCGGGTTTTGTGTCtcaaatttccagttttaagTGTCGGACAATTGCTCATTATTGTGTCATTCAACTAGTACTTCTTGAGTCAATCATCTAAGCACTCTTCCCGCAAATGTCCAGCATTATTTATTCCATTTTCCAGCCTCGTTTACTTCACTCCAAAGCTGATCGAACCACATTTGAGTGGGTCTTGTGCGGAGCTAGTTGACTTCTTGGGAAAttcttctaatttcttcaagggaAGCAAGCGGGGCCTTGAGGACAAATTTGTGAGGACTACTTGAGGGAAAAATTAGAGTGAAAACACGAGTGACGAGtgcatacacgtgagcttgtgtgttgTGAGAAATTTCTCTTCTCTGCTAACCAATTTTGCAGGTCACTTAACCATGTCTCGTGGAGTTGCATCTCATTCATATCATCAAGAATTCTTAGAGAACGAGCctcttaagaggaggggttccaagcgaACTACTTCCAAGTACTCTAATTCCACGCTTTCCATCTCCGAGCATTCACAACATGAGTTTCATCCACTTCAGGAGGAAATGGATCATTTTCGTGCCTTGTGCGTATATGAAAGATATAAGCGTACTTGTAATGAGTATGAGGAGGAGCAAAGGAGTTTGCGTCGAGCATCTAAGCCAAGGTCTTCATCAAGCAAACGAGCATCATCTAAGGAGTGTTGTGACAATCGAGCCATGAATTCTCGAATTGAATCAAAGCCTCGTGAATCAAAGGCTGATTTCCGAAGCCGGAATAAAGAATTATTTGACTCTATGATGGGAGAAATTCGCCAAGTGCTGAATTCATATTTTGAGCAACTTACTCATGTGTCAACCAATGGTGGTAAAGATGTTCCTTCTAGTTCGCCATTGATTGAAGAAATATCTACGAATGCTAGCAATGAACTTGAGATTGAAAGCCTTGAAGTCCCATCTACACAAGTTAGTTGTCTTGAGCTAGTTGAGAAGGAAGACAAGGGAAAAAGTGCGCTGACTTTGGGAAACAATGCGAGGGCTTATttttctaacgaacttacctttgttATGTGTAGcttgtcttcttttatacaggttaagcaaggagagattgagttgatcatggcatgttctATCCCTATATCCATTGGCGAATATCAGAATTTTCGTGGAGTTTgcatcttaagtgttgtatccctttactaTCCATTGATATACAACTTCACCCATGAGCCTGCTTTGCTTGTTGGGGGGAgtaatgaagtttcaaagggagtcCTTTCACTTGAATTTTGTCCTTTGCCTCCTTAccattttgcaacaagtgtcTCAAGTGATGATCAATCTAATGAAGTCGGTcatgttcaaagtgttcttcagtTTGTCAGTTGCATTATGGAGGATCCAAGAAGATGTGAGCTTGCTGCCAATGTACCATACATTTTACCTTGCATCATggaaccgaagctatatgcattatcttcgaggagtcgtTGGAGTAAAGTCTTGAGTTTTCCATGGctgattgtgagcattttcaagctgaccaagagacatgtgcaccaaattataataatcatgacgtatgcaagtatcattcattctaagagagccaatatgtggagatttgaggtttcatcctgccaactcttgctagtaccattcatttccaaccacgatttgaggacaaatctttttcaagaggaggggaatgatacggaatatgggccgcttatgggccatgtttcgggctgcaagagaatgaatcttttagtaatagtttagtagcttatttttcagatttctattttatttggtaggaataagttcagtccaagacctcatgttgagttggatccgatttatagagtctaggctcactattacttaagttggttaattagcttttattgggttatgttgggccagcttaaagccttcattgggtCGATTATAAGTTGTCCATTAGTTAGCCCTAACTATGATTAGTGAGTCATTAGTTTAGTTGTCAAATCGAATAAGGAAACTTGCATTGTTTCCGACTTAGATTAGGTTTGCTtctttgtaaggctataaatagccaagctttgataatttaagggagacacttttatgataaaaatattgagagagttttctccatagctttcgagcaaaccttgaacaacttagagttatactctagtgttcttgtttggcttatcaattcaagaatcgcacttgaattgtggcgccttctacacttgcctgaggttcactaattcgtttgattacgggttgagatagtatcaacaagttcgtagtcacggggattagaggggtcgtagggtttccgctgccaccgtttcttgcacccgacgtcaaatccaacaagcgatcttgggtcgcgaatcttcTCACCAACGGGATTCGTATCACAAGTGTAGAAGGTgccacaattcaagtgcgattcttgaattgataagccgaacaagaacactagagtataactctaagttgttcaaggtttgctcgaaagctatggagaaaattctctcaatatttttatcataaaagtgtctcccttaaattatcaaagcttggctatttatagccttacaaagaAGCAAACCTAATCTAAGTTGGAAACAATGCAAGTTTCCTTATTCGATTTGACAACTAAACTAATGACTCACTAATCATAGTTAGGGCTAACTAATGGACAGCTTATAATCGacccaatgaaggctttaagctggcccaacataacccaataaaagctaattaaccaacttaagtaatagtgagcctagactctataaatcggatccaactcaacatgaggtcttggactgaacttattcctaccaaataaaatagaaatctgaaaaataagctactaaactattactaaaagattcattctcttgcagcccgaaacatggcccataagcggcccatattccGTATATGTTTTGGCATTAGTACACGCAACTTGGAAGCTCAGGACGTACTTCCAAGCTCACCCCGTAGTAGTCATGACGGACCAGCCCCTGAAGCAGATCCTTTCCAAACCCGAGTCCTCGGGTCGAATGGTGAAGTGGGCTGTGGAATTGTCGGAGTACGACCTGGGATATCAGCCCAGGACGGCCATCAAAGCCCAAGCCTTGGCGGACTTCATAGCGGATGGCGTTTCTTTTGGATCGCCCGAAGCGGAGGTCGATCAGGCCAGGGACATACAGGCCAGGAAGGATGGAGAAGATGCTAAAAATGCGCACGCCGGACAAGCAGCCAAGCCCTTACAGACCCCAAAGACTACCAAGGCCACCCAGGCCCGAGAGGCAGTAGAGGTCTTACAGACCGGAGACGCTGCTGAGGTCACCCAGGCCATACAGGTAGCGGAGGACGGACCGTCCGAAGAAGCAGCTGAGGCCCAGCAGGCCAAAGAAGCTGCCAAGGACAGACAGGCCGGAGAAGCAGCTGAGGCCGAGCAGACCCAAGGAACTGCCAAGGTCGGAGAGACCGAGGAGGCAGCTAAGGTCGGGCAGGCCGTAGATGCTGTCGAGGCCATGCATCCTGAAAAAGCGGTCAAGGCAGACCTGGCCAGGGATACTGCCCAGGCTGGAAAGGATACAGAGGTTACAGATCCCACCTGGACGTTGTACGTGGATGGCGCATCAAGTAAGGAAGGATGTGGTGCAGGGCTCTTCTTAATTAGCCCCACTGGAGAAGAGCTGCCCTATGCACTAAGGTTCGATTTTAGAGCCTCTAACAACGAGTCAGAGTACGAGGCTCTGATTGCGGGGATGGAGATGGCCCGGAGGTTAGGGGCCAGATCGATAAAAGTCTATAGCGATTCGCAGCTGATAGTGAACCAAGTATGGGGGAGCTACGAGGTCAAAGAAGGGTCACTAAGAAAGTACGTGGCCAAAACGTGTGAACTGAAGGGTCAGTTCGAGCAGTTCGCGTTCGAACAGATTCCGCGGAGCCAGAACAAGAGAGCCGACGCCCTGTCTAAACTAGCCTCCACCTCAACTGGCTTCTCAGGTCGGGAAATACTGGTGGAGGTCGTCAGAAGCCGGGACGATGAACAGGTAAGCGCTGCAGTCATTCAGGTAGTGAGCTCTTGGATGGATCCTATCATTCAGTATCTGGTTCGTGGGGAGCTTCCGCCGAGCAGGACAGAGGCCCGTAAAATCCTCATCAAGACACAGAAGTACGCACTCACACATGGAGTTTTGTACAGGAAATCTTACTTGCAGCCTTGGTTGAGGTGCGTAACACCTGAGGAAGGTAGCTATGTTTTACGAGAGCTGCATGAAGGCATTTGCGGCAACCATGTCGGCCCGAGAATATTGGCCAAGAAGGGAATGTTGGCTGGGTACTATTGGCCCACCATCTTTAGGGATTCGGCCGAGCTGGTAGCCAGGTGTAGGTCTTGCCAGCTACATGCCCCAATCCATCACACCCCCACTCAGGAAATGATTCCTCTCAGCAGCCCGTGGCCATTCTTCCAGTGGGGGATTGACCTGTTGGGGCCGTTTCCCCGAGCTCTAGGTGGCTGTGAGCACTTGGTGATAGCCATTGATTACTTCACCAAGTGGATAGAGGCCGAGCCCCTCAACACGATAAGCAGCAGGTCGATCCAGAAATTCCTTTGGAAAAGCATAGTCTGCCGATTCGGCATACCGAGGGCTCTCGTCTCGGACAACGGCAGACAGTTCGCTGATCAATCTCTCCGGGAATGGTGCACCGAGCTCGGCATCCAGCAGCACTTCACCTCAGTGGGTCATCCCCAAGCCAATGGGCAGGTCGAGAATGTTAACAGAACCATCCTGCACGGCCCGAGGACAAGATTAGAGTCTGCCCGAACTAATTGGCTGGAGGAGCTACCCACCATACTATGGGCCTACCGGACAACACCTCGGACGGCCACCCAAGAGACCCCCTTTGTCCTGACATATGGGGCCGAAGCAGTGATTCCAGCAGAGGTCGGAGTACCCTCAGGTAGGGTGCAACACTTTGTGGCTCAAGATAATGAGGAGGAGATGCGGCTTAACTTGGACCTGATCGAACACCGAAGGGAAGAGGCGGCTATACGAGTGGCTAAGTATAAGGGCCAGGTCGCACGCTACTACAATGCTAGGGTAAGGCACTTTTCCTTCAAGCCAGAAGACCTGGTGTTACGCAAGAACTCCGTTAGCCGAGCTGTGGGCACGGGTAAGTTAGACCCAAACTGGGAAGGTCCCTACGTGGTAAAAGAAGCTGACCGGGCAGGTTATTGTAAGCTAGCTCGCCTGGATGGAAGCGAAGTCCCGCGTACCTGACACAACTCAAATCTAAGGCTTTTTCTTTAATATCCTGCCCGAGCTGAAGTGGTCAACTGGACAGGTCTGTTCTATGTTTTATTAGCTCACTTTATTAGTTCACTTTATTTAGCTCGGCCTGGGTTGGCACAACTCAATTTTGAGGCCTTTTTTCTTTAGTAGCCTGCCCGAGCTGAAGTAGTCAGCTGGACAGGTCTGATCTTCACTTCATTAG
It includes:
- the LOC140012681 gene encoding uncharacterized protein, coding for MTDQPLKQILSKPESSGRMVKWAVELSEYDLGYQPRTAIKAQALADFIADGVSFGSPEAEVDQARDIQARKDGEDAKNAHAGQAAKPLQTPKTTKATQAREAVEVLQTGDAAEVTQAIQVAEDGPSEEAAEAQQAKEAAKDRQAGEAAEAEQTQGTAKVGETEEAAKVGQAVDAVEAMHPEKAVKADLARDTAQAGKDTEVTDPTWTLYVDGASSKEGCGAGLFLISPTGEELPYALRFDFRASNNESEYEALIAGMEMARRLGARSIKVYSDSQLIVNQVWGSYEVKEGSLRKYVAKTCELKGQFEQFAFEQIPRSQNKRADALSKLASTSTGFSGREILVEVVRSRDDEQVSAAVIQVVSSWMDPIIQYLVRGELPPSRTEARKILIKTQKYALTHGVLYRKSYLQPWLRCVTPEEGSYVLRELHEGICGNHVGPRILAKKGMLAGYYWPTIFRDSAELVARCRSCQLHAPIHHTPTQEMIPLSSPWPFFQWGIDLLGPFPRALGGCEHLVIAIDYFTKWIEAEPLNTISSRSIQKFLWKSIVCRFGIPRALVSDNGRQFADQSLREWCTELGIQQHFTSVGHPQANGQVENVNRTILHGPRTRLESARTNWLEELPTILWAYRTTPRTATQETPFVLTYGAEAVIPAEVGVPSGRVQHFVAQDNEEEMRLNLDLIEHRREEAAIRVAKYKGQVARYYNARVRHFSFKPEDLVLRKNSVSRAVGTGKLDPNWEGPYVVKEADRAGYCKLARLDGSEVPRT